The following proteins are encoded in a genomic region of Verrucomicrobiia bacterium:
- a CDS encoding contact-dependent growth inhibition system immunity protein, translating to MTDRKLNNLVQFFGACFHQDWRLDAPTPEAVIERFLDKNPAEEVQKVVVELDELLSLSLPEDELRRMLHEELLCYYLPTETPIRNWLAQLRTSLAGEH from the coding sequence ATGACCGACCGGAAACTCAACAACCTTGTTCAGTTCTTCGGGGCTTGCTTCCATCAAGATTGGCGCCTTGATGCCCCAACACCCGAAGCTGTGATTGAACGATTCCTCGACAAGAACCCGGCAGAGGAGGTTCAAAAAGTTGTCGTAGAACTCGACGAACTCCTTTCGCTGTCGTTACCCGAGGACGAACTCAGGCGGATGTTGCATGAGGAGTTGCTTTGCTACTACCTGCCAACGGAAACTCCCATTCGCAATTGGCTGGCGCAACTTCGGACTTCGCTGGCCGGTGAACACTGA